Within Hydrogenophaga sp. PAMC20947, the genomic segment CTGGCGGCTGCGCTGAGCAAAACGGTGCTGCCCAAGCTGGTGCCGGGTGCGTACGGTGTGGTGCTGGGGGGAGAACTGGCACGCAGCCTGGGTGTGATCACGGGCGACTCGGTTACCTTGATTGCCCCGAGCGGGCAGGTGACGCCGGCCGGTGTGGTGCCACGCATCCGGCAGATGACGGTGGTGGGCACGTTTGATTCGGGCCACTACGAATACGACGCGTCGCTGGCGTTGTTGCACATGGACGATGCGGCGCGCATCTTCCGGGTCGAAGGCGCCACAGGCGTGCGCGTGAAAATCCGCGACCTGCACGCGGCGCGTGAAGTGGCAGTGTCGATTGCGTCCAGTCTGGACCCGGGCTTGTCGGTGACCGACTGGACGCGCCAGAACCGCACCTGGTTTGCCGCCGTGCAGCTGGAAAAACGCATGATGTTCATCATCCTGACGCTGATCGTGGCGGTGGCGGCATTCAACCTGGTGTCCACGCTGGTGATGACGGTGACCGACAAGCGCGCAGACATCGCCATTTTGCGCACGCTGGGCGCCAGTCCGCGCAGCATCATGGGGATCTTCATGGTGCAGGGGGCGATGGTGGGGGTGATCGGCACACTGGCGGGCCTGTTGTTCGGCCTGGGCGTGGCGTTCAACATCGACACTCTGGTGCCGGCCATCGAGCGGGCGCTGGGCGCCAGTTTTCTGCCCAAAGACATTTACCTGATCAGCAGCATGCCCAGCGATCCGCAGCAGGGCGATATCGTGCCGATCGCGGTGATTTCCCTGGTGCTGGCCTTTGTGGCCACGATTTACCCCAGCTGGCGCGCGAGCCGCGTGAACCCGGCGGAAGCCCTGCGCTATGAATGAGCGTGTTCAATTCGCTCATCTGCAGGAGATGACCGCATGAAGCGACCGCGTTTTCTGCCCCGCGAATGGCCCTATGAATGGCGGGTGGGCTGGCGCTACACGCGGGCCGGTCGGGCCACGCGCAGCAACGGGTTCATTTCCTTCATCTCGGGCGTGTCCATGCTGGGCATCGCCTTGGGCGTGGCGGCGCTGATCGTGGTCTTGTCGGTGATGAACGGCTTCCAGAAAGAGGTGCAAAAGCGCATGTTGAGCGCCGTGGCCCACATCGAGGTGCTGGAAGACCGGGGCCAGGCTTTGCCGCAACTGCCGATGCTGGAAACGGCGATTTTCAACCAGATCGACGTGGTGGCCGTGGCCCCGTTTGTGCGCGAGCAGGCCATGCTGGCGCGGGGTGAAGACATGCGGGGGGTGCAGGTGCGGGGTGTCGACCCGGCGCGCGAGGCCGCCGTGACCGCGCTGGCCGCCGACTTGTTGCCGCGCCTGGCCGCGGGACGCTTTGGGGTGCTGGTCGGCACGGCGCTGGCTGACACATTGGGTGTGGAAGTGGGCGACGCCCTCAGCCTGCTGGTGCCTCGCCGCTCGGGCATGTCGGGCAGCGCCTCGGCCATGGGAGCACCCCGGGTGCGCCCATTGACCGTGGTGGGTATCTTTGACAGTGGGCACTACGAGTACGACTCCTCGCTGGCCTTGATGAACTTGGCTGATGCCCAGCAGCTGTTTGAGCTCGCCGGCCCCAATGGCCTGCGCCTGCGGCTGGACGACCCCGACCGTGCGCCCGCTGTGGTGCAGGCGCTGGCCAAGCACATGCCCCGGGGCACCTGGCTGACCGACTGGACCCGCCAGAACGCCACCTGGTTTTCCGCGCTGGGCCACCAGAAGCGGTTGCTGTTTCTGATTCTGGTGCTGATCGTGGCGGTGGCGGCGTTCAATCTCGTGTCCATGCTGATGATGTCGGTGGTGGACAAACGCGCCGATATCGCCATTTTGCGCACCCTGGGTGCCGCCCCGCGCAGCATCATGTTGGTGTTCATGGTGCAGGGCGCGATGGTGGGTATTCTGGGCACTGGCTTGGGCCTGGCGCTGGGTCTGGTGGTGGCGCTGAACCTGCCCGAATGGATTCCCGCGCTGGAGCAGGCGCTGGGCGTGCACTTCCTGCCCAAGGACATTTACCTCATTGACCACATGCCCAGCGATCCCCAGATGGGCGACATCGCCCCGATCGTGCTGGTGTCGCTGCTGCTATCGTTGCTGGCCACGCTCTACCCGAGCTGGCGCGCCAGCCAGATGAACCCGGCCGAAGCGCTGAAATACGAATGAACGATACATGCCCCCACGCTCCGCCGCTGCGCGGGTCGCTGCCCCCCGAGGGGGCTGACCTGGCTTGGGGCGGCCCGGCGCTGCGGTCGATTGGTCCCCACGCTCCGCCGCTGCGCGGGTCGCTGCCCTTGCAGGCCGCGGCGTTGTCAGAGTCAACGCCTCTTCGGGCTGTCCAGGCCTGCGCAGGCAGGCCTGGAGCCGCAGCCCTCAGCCCCTCGGGGGCTGATGACCTTGCTTGGGGCGGCCCGGCGCTGTGGTCACTGAGTCCCATGCTGTGCCGTTCAGCGAACATATTTTTATGACCCATACCGTACTGCAGGCCACAGGCCTGACCAAACGATTCACCGAAGGCCGGCTGGATGTGACTGTTCTGCAGGGGGTGGACCTCGAGGTGCGCGCCGGCGAGACGGTGGCGATTGTGGGCGCCTCGGGCTCGGGCAAAAGCACGCTGCTGCACCTGCTCGGCGGGCTGGACGCGCCCACCAGCGGGCGGGTGACCCTCAAAGGCCAGGCCATGGCCGGGCTGAGCGCCGCCCAACAAGGCGAGTTGCGCAACCGCCACCTGGGCTTTGTGTACCAGTTTCACCATTTGCTGCCCGAATTCAGCGCGCAAGACAACGTGGCCATGCCCCTGTGGATCCGGCGCATGCCCCGCGAAGCGGCGGGTGAACGCGCGGCGGCCGTGTTGCAACAGGTGGGGCTGGGCGACCGCCTGCACCACCGCCCGGCCGAGCTGTCGGGTGGTGAGCGTCAGCGGGTGGCGATCGCACGCGCGCTGGTCACGCAGCCGGCCTGTGTGCTGGCCGACGAACCCACGGGCAATCTTGACCGCAGCACCGCCGATGGCGTGTTTGAACTCATGATGCAGCTGGCCCGCGATCAGGGCACGGCGTTTGTGGTGGTGACCCACGACGAAACGCTGGCCGCGCGGTGTGGGCGCATGCTGCGGTTGACCAAAGGTGTGTTGACCGAGGGCTGAACCCCAGACCCTGAGACCCTCACGCGACCGGCGCGGTCGCCAGAGGGCAGAGGGTCTCTCTGCCTCAGGGGGCGTTGAGGGCCAGACGCAAGGGCTGCTCCGTGCCTTGCACGTAGATCAACAAGGTGTCGCCCTCGCGTTCAAAACGCTCGGCTTTTCCCAGCGCTGCCAGGTATTTCGACTCCTGCGCCGAAGCGCTGTCCTTGCAGGCCATCTTGGTGCTGCCGATGGCGCTGAACTGCATGCGGTCGCGCTCGATGCTCACGCGGCCGAAGAACTGGTTGCACGAGCCGTTGCCACCCACACGCCCCGTCTCGGGAAAAGCCAGCGTGGCGGTGGAGTTGGCCATGACGGCCTGGTCGCCCAGCGACTGCAGGCGCCATTCTGTGCCCCACAGGGCTGCCGGGGCGGCATTGGCGTTCATGGCCAAGGGCGTGCAGGCCTGCAGGCCCAGCCACAGTGGGGCGATGAGCCACAGCAAGGCGCGGCGGCTCGGGCGGGCAGGGCGGTTGAGGGACTGGGCATGCATGGGTTTCTCCTGAGGGATGCTGTTTTGGCACTGTTGGCGCACCTTTCGCTCTTGGGAAAATGGTGTGAACAGGCCCAAGGTCGTGGGGCTGCTCGCAACCCCCGGCACAATGGCGTTATACCGCCATGTGGATCGATACCCATTGTCACCTTGATGCCCCCGAATTTGGTCTCGACCACGCGGGGGCTGTTTTGGCGCGCGCGCGCGCATCGGCGCTGGGGGTGGAGCGCTGTGTCATCCCGGCGGTGGCCCAGCCGCATTTTGACGGTGCGCGCCAGCTGGCGCACCGCCTGGGCGATGCCTATGCCCTGGGCATACACCCCTTGTTTGTGCCGCAGGCCCGCGATGAAGATCTGGCGGCGCTGGACGCTGCGCTGACCGAGCACCGCGATGACCCCCGGCTGGTGGCGGTGGGGGAAATCGGGTTGGATTTTTTTGTGCCTGCGCTGTGCGAGCCTGCCATGCGGGCGCGCCAGATTCATTTTTACCAGGCGCAGCTCAAGCTGGCGCGCCAGCATGGGCTGCCGGTGATCCTGCACGTGCGTCGCAGCGCCGACGTGTTGCTGAAATACCTGCGGACCATCCCGGTGGTGGGCGGGATCGCCCACGCCTTCAATGGCAGCGAGCAGCAAGCCGGGCATTTTCTCAAGCTGGGGTTCAAGCTGGGTTTCGGCGGCGCCTGCACTTTCGAGCCTGCCCGCCAGCTGCGGTCCCTGGCCGCGAGGCTGCCCTTGACGGCGCTGGTGCTGGAGACCGACGCACCCGACATCCCCCCGCAATGGCTTTACACGCCGGCGGCGCAACGCGCGGCAGGGCAAGCGCAGGGGCTCAACACCCCCGCCGAGCTGCCCCGCATTGGCGCGGTGGTGGCTGAGCTGCGGGGCATTGCCCCTGAAACCCTGGCCCAGGCCACGCGCGCGAATGCGTTGGCCGCCTTGCCCCGGCTGGCGGGTCTGGCATGAGCCGTTTGCTGGGTTTGTCACCGGTGGCCAATGACCAGACGCGGCTGCTGATTCTGGGCAGCTTTCCGGGTGTCGCTTCCTTGCGCGCGCAGCAGTACTACGGCCACCCGCAAAACCATTTCTGGAGAATACTGGGGGCCCTGTGGAACCTGCCGCTGCTCCAGATGCCTTATGCGGATCGCATCGCAGCCTTGCTGGCCCATGGCCTGGGGTTGTGGGATGTGTACGGTGCCTGCGAGCGCGAAGGCAGCCTGGATGCGGACATCCGCCAGGGCGAACTCAACGATCTGGCCTCGCTGAACCGGCGTTGCCCGGCGTTGCAGGCGGTGGCGCACAACGGCGGTGAAAGCTTCAAACATGCGAAACACACACAGCGCCTGGGCCTGCCGGTGTTCAAGCTGCCGTCCAGCAGTGCGGCCAATGCCAGCTGGAGCTTTGAGCGCAAGCGTGCTGCCTGGGCCGAGGTGGTGCTGCTGTACGGCAAGGGCCCAGGCCAGGGGCCTTCGGACGAGGTTCTCCACAATGCCTGCTTATACTGATTTTTCGACACAACTTTCTATGCCAACAACGTTCTGCTTTCTCTCCCCTGATTCGCCGATGGGTGTGTCTTTGCCTCGGGCCGCTGTGCCAGCGATCCGGTCAGGACGCGTCGCATGAAGGCCGGTTCCAACGCCGCCGCACGCCGCCGCACCGGGACACAAACCTTGCCCGAAGTCACCCTGTCGGAAATCGGGGAGGTGCGCTTTTTGCACCTGGGTACCGAATGGGTACAGGGCTCGATGATCATCGACGAGCCGTTCGTCATCGAGCTGGATTACGTGCAGCGCATGATGGCCTGGCTGCTGTTCGTGGATCCCGACACCGTGACCAAACGCAGAGCCATGCAACTGGGGTTGGGCTCGGCTGCCTTGACCAAGTTCTGCTTCAAGGTGTGCCGCATGCACACCACGGCGGTGGAGATCAACCCCCAGGTCGTGACGGCCTGCCGGGTCTGGTTCAAGCTGCCACCCGAAGGCCCCCGCTTGCAGGTGTTGCTGGCCGATGCAGGGCAGGAAATCCGCAACCCCGATCACACCGGCCAGATCGATGCGTTGCATGTGGATCTTTACGACCACGAAGCCGCCGCTCCCGTGCTGGACAGCCCCGATTTTTATGCCGACTGCCGCTCGGTGCTGACCGATGACGGGGCCTTGACGGTCAACCTGTTTGGTCGCGATGTGAGTTACGAGCGCTCGCTGCAAAGCATTTGTGCCGCCTTTGGTGAGGACGCCGTGTGGGCCTTCAAACCCACGCGCGAAGGCAACACCGTGGTGCTCGCGCAGCGCACCGCCGACCGCCCCACCCGCATGGAACTGCTGGCCCGCGCCGAGGCCATCCAGGCGCGCTGGGGCCTCCCGGCGGTGAAGTGGCTGCGCATTTTCAAACCCGTGAATTGATCATTGATTATTGTCCCGTGCCATGAAAACTTCGACCAAAACCCAGCCCGCCAAGTTGATCGCCATCGCGCCCGACGAGGGCCCGCTGGATTGGCGACCGCTGGTTGAATGGTTGCACCAGGACGGGTTGATCACGACCGAAGAGGCACAGCGCACCATTGCGCGCTGCGCATCGGCGCACAGCGCCCAGCACCCCTTGCAGCGCCTCGCGGTGGTGGGCATGGCCCGGGCTTCTGACGGCCATGTGCTGGACGCCGAAATGCTCACGCAGTGGCTGGCGGCCCGCACGGGGCTGGCCTATTTCCGCATCGATCCGCTGAAGGTCGATGTGGGCAAGGTCTCCGACGTGATGAGTGCCGCTTATGCCGAGCGCCACAAGGTGTTGCCGGTGCAGGTGACGCCCGGCGAAGTCGTGGTGGCCACGGCCGAGCCGTTCATCCGCGACTGGGTTACCGAGGTGGAGCGCCAGACGCGCAAGAGTGTGCGCATGGTCCTGGCCAGTCCGCAGGCGATCACGCGTTACACAGCCGAATTTTTCGCTTTGGCGAAATCGGTGCGGGCCGCCAACAAACTGGGCGGCGGTCAGGCGGGTTTTGGCAGTTTTGAGCAACTGGTGGAGCTGGGCAAGACCAACAAACAGCTCGACGCCAACGACCAGCACGTGGTCCAGGTGGTCGACTGGCTGTGGCAATACGCCTTCGACCAGCGCGCCAGCGACATCCACCTGGAGCCACGCCGTGAACAGGGCGTGATCCGGTTCCGCATCGACGGTGTGCTGCACCCGGTGTACCAGATGCCGATTGGTGTGATGAACGCCATGACCGCCCGCATCAAATTGCTGGGCCGCATGGACGTGGTGGAGCGCCGCCGTCCGCAAGACGGCCGCATCAAGACGTTGCGCCCCGGTGTCGGCACCGCGCGTGGCGATGAAGTCGAGATGCGTTTGTCCACCTTGCCCACGGCCTTCGGCGAAAAAATGGTGATGCGAATTTTTGATCCCGACACCACGGTCAAGGATCTCAGCGCCCTGGGCTTTTCCAGCCACGACGCCTTGCGCTGGGAGGGCCTGACCAAGCGGCCGCACGGCATCGTGCTGGTCACGGGCCCGACGGGCTCGGGCAAAACCACCACCCTCTACGCCACGCTCAAACGCCTGGCCACCGAAGAAGTCAACGTGAGCACGGTGGAAGACCCGATCGAAATGATCGAGCCAGCCTTTAACCAGACCCAGGTGCAGACCCATCTGGACCTGGACTTCGCACAGGGCCTGCGCGCCTTGATGCGGCAAGACCCGGACATCATCATGGTGGGCGAGGTTCGCGATCTGCCCACCGCCGAGATGGCCGTGCAGGCTGCGCTCACTGGCCACCTGGTCTTCACCACCCTGCACACCAACGACGCACCCAGCGCCATCATGCGGCTGATGGAACTGGGCATCCCGCCTTATCTGATCAACGCCACGGTGCTGGGCGTGCTGGCCCAGCGGCTGGTGCGCACGCTGTGTCCGGACTGCCGCGTGCGCGAGGACGAAACCGAAGCGGCCATTTCGCGCGAAGCCCTGACCGATCTGGTCAAGCCCTGGCAGGTGAGCGGGCAATACCGGCCGTTCAAGCCGGTGGGCTGTGTCGACTGCCGCATGACCGGCTACCGCGGCCGCACCGGCCTGTACGAGCTGCTGACCGTGTCCGAAGCCTTCAAGGACAAGATCACGCGCGAACCCAAGATCGAGGTCTTGCGCCGCCAGGCGGTCACCGATGGCATGCGCCCTTTGCGCCTGGCCGGGGCCGCGCGGGTGGCCGAAGGGCTGACGACCATGGACGAAGTGCTGGCCAGCACACCGACTTTGGGCTGATTCGTGCCCGGTTCGCCGGGGGCACGGAGGGGTTTTCAGCGAAGGCTTATATTGGGGTGTCGGGCCTTGGTGGCCCTTTTTCTGGAAACCGTGTTTCACCCTTTCCCACAAGTCGCCTTGTGTGAATGGGGATTTGACCCGCACTCACCGCATGATCCCCATCAAAACCGAATCGGCCTGGCGCGGAACTTCGGATTGCCGCAGTTGCGGTATCCGGGATATGGTGCTTTTCGCCGACCTGCGGGAAGAAGACTTCAACCTGATCCACGCGCCCATCGACGACCTGGAGCTCGCCATCCACCAGCCCTTGGTGCGCATGGGTGAGACCGCCACTTCGCTCTACACCGTGCGGGCCGGCATGGTCAAGCTGGTGCGCAATACCGTCGACGGGCGCCAGCGCATCGTGCGCGTGCTGCGCTCGGGCGATGTCGTGGGCCTGGAGGCCTTGATGGGGCCCACCTACGACTCCGACGCCATCGCGCTCACCCCCATCAAGGTCTGCCGCCTTCCCCTGCAGGTGATTCAACGGCTCAACAACGAGACGCCTCGGCTGCACCAGCGCCTGCTGGAAAAATGGCACCGCAGTCTGAAAGAGGCAGACGACTGGCTGGCCGATCTGAATTTTGGCAACGCACGCCAGCGCGTGGCTGGCCTCATCCTGAAGATGCGGTCATCGGGCGATGCGTCGGTGGTGACGCTGTTTTCCCGTGAAGACATGGGCGCCATGCTGGATCTCAAGCTCGAAACCGTGAGCCGCACCCTGAACGCGTTTGTCCGCGAAGAGCTGATCGAGCCGCTGGACAAGGTGGGCCGGTTGTACCGGGTGGTGGATCCGGAGCGGCTCTCCGCTCCCAAGGACTGATACCGAATCGCATTCCAAGCGATCACTGCGTTTGGTGCACTGCCTGCGGCCTCTCGCCTTGTTCTCACTTTGAGTGCAAAACGGCATGAGGCTCTGGCGAGTCGCGGTGGTACAGCGCGGCCGGGGGCTGCCATCGATAATGAGGTCAATGTCTTCTTCCGCTCAGCCTGCTCTGGCGCCGTCTCCTTCCCTCGCTTCTGGCTTGTTGCTCGCCGCGGCCGGTTCGATCGGTTTCAGCGGCAAGGCCATCATCGTCAAGCTTGCTTACCGCTACGGCGTGGACGCGATCACCCTCATCATGCTGCGCATGTTGTTTGCGCTGCCGCTGTTCCTGGCGCTGGCCTGGTGGGCCAGCCGGGGCAAGCCGCCGCTGTCGCGCCACGACTGGCTCGGTGTGCTGGGGCTGGGGCTGACCGGTTATTACCTGGCGAGCTACCTCGATTTCTGGGGTCTGGAGTACATCAGCGCCAGCCTGGAGCGCCTGGTGTTGTACCTCAATCCCACACTCGTGCTGGCGCTGGCCTGGGTGATTTACAAGCGGCGCATATCGTCCTTGCAGGCCTGGGCCATGGCGGTGAGCTACGCGGGTGTGCTGGTGGTGTTTGGCCACGAAGTGGGCCTTCAGGGGCCTGACGCCGCGCTGGGAACCCTGCTGGTTTTCCTGAGCGCGGTGAGTTACGCGGTCTACCTGCTCTACAGCGGTGAGATGGTCAAACGCCTGGGCTCGCTGCGCCTGGTCGGGCTGGCCACCAGCGCGGCCTGCGGTTTTGTGCTGCTGCAGTTTGCACTGACACGCCCGCTGAACCTGGCGTTTGCCGTGGCGCCCGAAGTGATCCAGCTGTCGCTGCTCAATGCGGTGCTGTGCACCTTTGCGCCAGTGCTCATGGTGATGATGGCCATTGAGCGCATCGGCGCTGGCCTGGCCGCTCAAACCGGCATGATCGGGCCCATGTCCACCATTCTGATGGGCGTGGTGATTCTGGGTGAGCCATTCAATGGCTGGATCGTGGTCGGCACGGTGCTGGTCATGGTCGGCGTGTTTCTGGTGACGCGCTTCGGGCGTGCGCCAGCCAAATGACCAACAAACGAGGAGATTGAAGATGGATCTGGGTATCAAGGGCAAGTGGGCACTGGTGTGCGGTGCGAGCAAAGGGCTGGGGCTGGGTTGTGCTCAGGCGCTCAGCGCCGAAGGCGCCAACGTGGTGATCGTCGCGCGCGGCATCGGTGAGCTCGAACGCACGGCCGAGGCCTTGCGCGCGGCATCGCCCGGTGTGCAGGTCATTGCTGTGGCCGCAGACATCACCACGCCCGAGGGCAGGGCCCTGGCGCTGTCGGCGCCCGGAGGCCCGGGCACCGCCTTCGACATTGTGGTGACCAATGCGGGCGGGCCGCCACCGGGCGATTTCCGCGCCTGGGACCGCGATGCCTGGCTCAAGGCGCTGGACGCCAACATGATCACCCCCATCGAGCTGATCAAGGCCACGGTGGACGGCATGGCTCAGCGGGGCTTTGGCCGCATCGTCAACATCACCAGCAGTGCGGTCAAGGCGCCGATCGACATCCTTGGCTTGTCCAACGGCGCGCGCAGCGGCCTCACAGGCTTTGTCGCCGGTGTTTCACGCAGCGGCCTGGCCGCCCAGGGCGTGACCATCAACAACCTGCTGCCTGGCGCCTTCGAGACCGATCGCCTCAAGACCACCATGGAAGGGGCGGCCAGCAAGACCGGTCAGCCGGTGGACGCCATCATGGAGGCCCGGCGCAAGACCATTCCAGCCCGCCGCTTTGGCCAGCCCGCCGAGTTCGGCGCCATCTGTGCGTTCCTGTGCAGCCTGCAAGCGGGCTACATGACGGGGCAAAACGTGCTGGCCGATGGTGGGGCGTATCCAGGGGCGTACTGACCCCACGGATCGAGCCCGGGTGTCGTTCAGCGCCGGGTGCTCACCAGAATCCCGCTGACGATCAGGGCGAAGCCTGCGGCATGGAACAGCTGCGGCATTTCGCCCAGCAGCGTGGCCGACATCACGGCGGCAAACAGCGGCGTGAGGTTGGAGAAAAAGCCCGCGATGGTCGGGCCGACCCGGCTCACGCCCGCCCCCCAGCAGCGGTAGGCCAGCAGCGATGGGCCCACCGCCACATAAACCAGCGCGGCGGCCAGTGGCCAGCCCCAGGTGATGTGGCTGGCGGTCTCACCGGGCTGACTGCCCAACCAGAGCCATTCGCCGGTGGTCATGGTCCCGGACCACACCAGCCCGAACACCATCTGTGCCAGCAGGAAAGCGGCCCAGTCGGCCTTGATGGCCGCCGGCTCTGCGCCGGGTTTGGGGCGTGCCAGCAACCAGCTGTAGGTCGCCCAGATGAACGAAGCGGCCAGCATCCAGGCGTCTCCGGGCACGAGCCGCACGCTCAACAGTTGCGTGATGTCTCCCCGCGCAAGCACCGTCGCGACGCCCGACAGCGACAGCGCAGCGCCCACGGCGGCTTGGCGCGAAACCCGCACGCCAAAGAACAATCGACCCAGCAGCAGCATCCAGATCGGTGTGGCCGCCGAGACCAGGGTGACGTTGATGGGGGTGGAGGTCTTCAGGGCCATGTACTGCAAGGCGTTGTACAGGCCCACACCCAGCAAGCCCAGGAGGGCAAAGCGCTTCCAGTGGGGCCACAGCTCACTGCCCGGGCGCAATACCCAGCCCGCCACAGGCAGCAGAATCAGCAAAGCCAGCCCCCAACGCAGGAAATTCAGCGTGATGGGCGGCACCACGCCCTGCATCATGCGGCCCACCACGGCGTTGCCGGCCCACATCAGTGGTGGGATGATCAGCAGCGCGATGGTGCTGGGTGTGAGGCGTTGGCCGGCATCTGTGGACATGGCGTGGACTGTAACAATGCGGGTCCGACCTTGTGCTGCAGTGGGTCGGCTGGGGTGTCGCGCAGGCATCCTCGGGTTATCGTGGCAGCATGTGGGCTGGCCGCCGCAGGCGTGCGGCACGCAGGCGGGCAACGAGCCCCTGCCCAAGAACCATCAACGAGGAGATTGTTTCCATGTCCCAAGCTTTGACCGCTACCAGCCGCGCCGTGCGCATCCACGCCCATGGCGGCCCGGACCAGCTGGTGATCGACACCGTTTCCGTGGGCGAGCCCGGGCCGGGTGAAGTGCGCATTCGCCACCACGCCATTGGGTTGAACTTCATCGATGTGTACCAGCGCACGGGCCTGTATCCGAATGCCATGCCGCTGGCACTGGGCATGGAAGGCGCTGGCGTGATCGAAGCGGTGGGCGCCGGTGTGGCCCACCTGCGGGCAGGGGATCGGGCCGCCTACGCAGCCAACCCGCCTGGCAGTTATTGCGATGCCCGGGTCATGCCGGCCATGAACGTCTGTCGCCTGCCCGATGGCATCGCCTTTGAGACCGGTGCAGCGATGATGCTGAAGGGACTGACCGCACAGTACCTGTTGAAGAAGTGCCGCCCAGTCGAAGGTTTGGACGCGGGCGATTTTGTGCTGTTCCACGCGGCCGCTGGTGGCGTGGGCCTCATCGCCTGCCAATGGGCCAAGGCGCTGGGCTTGCGCCTCATCGCCACGGCTGGCTCGGCCGAAAAATGCGAGCTGGCGCTGGCCCATGGTGCCGAGTTCGCCATCAATTACCGGTCAGAGGATTTTGCGGCCCGGGTGAAGGAGATCACCGACGGCCGGGGCGTGAAGGTGGTGTACGACTCCGTGGGCAAAGACACCTTCGACAAATCGCTCGATTGCCTGATGCCCTTTGGCCTGATGGTCAGCTTCGGCAACGCCAGCGGCCCTGTGGCGCCTTTTGCCCCCGGCATCCTGGGCCCGAAGGGCTCACTGTATGTGACGCGCCAGACCCTGTTCAGCCACATCACGAGCCGTGAACGCACCCAGGCCATGGCCGACGACCTGTTTGCCGTTGTGCAAAACGGCCAGGTCAAGATCCGCATCGATCAGCGTTTTGCCCTGACCGAGGTGAAAGCCGCGCACGAAAGCCTGGAAGCCCGCAAGACCACAGGCTGCACGGTGCTGATGCCCTGAAACGGTGTCGCCTTCGGCCATGAACGAAATATGGGATTCAAGAAAACGCCCTTGAAGAAACACGTCAGGACAGGGCGCCGCGATTGGCCCGCTGAAAGCAGCAAACCGGCCTGAGCCGGTTTGTGATGCTTCCTGACCACCTCCCTGGTCAGGTTCATTCAGGCCCTAAAAGCCAAAATGAAATGGGGAAAGTGCAATGCTTAAAAATTCACTTTATGCACGGGGGGGAAACGGGGTTGCTTGTGCACCGGCTCAGGCCGTCTCAGCCACTGGCGCCACCTGAGCGAGCGCCGTTTCCAGGCGCTGCAGGGTAGCGGGCACGTCGTGCCATTTGTCCAGCCCGAACAGGCCCAGGCGGAAAGACTGGAAGTCTGCTGGCTCGTCACATTGCAGCGGCACCCCGGCCGCTGCTTGAAGGCCCGCCGCGAGAAATTTTTTGCTGGACTGGATCTCAGGGTCGGTGGTGTAGCTGACCACCACACCAGGGGCCTGGAAACCGGGCGCCGACACGCTTGGGAATCCGTGGCGCTCGACCATCGCACGCACGCCTTTGCCGAGCTCGATCTGTTCTTCCCGCACCCGGGCGAAGCCGTAGGCTTCGGTTTCTTTCATCGTGTCGCGCAGACGCACCAAGGCATCTGTCGGCAGGGTGGTGTGGTACGCGTGTCCACCGCCTTCGTAGGTCTCCATGATCTGGAGCCACTTCTTCAGGTCCATGGCAAAGGTGGTGCTCTGGGTGGCGTCAATGGCCTTGCGAGCGCGCTCGCTCAGCATCACCATGGCACAGCAGGGTGAGCTGCTCCAGCCTTTCTGAGGCGCGGAAATCAAGATGTCGACCCCGGTGGCCGCCATGTCCACCCACATCGCGCCTGAAGCGATGCAGTCGAGCACAAACAATCCGCCCACGGCATGCACCGCGTCGGCCACGGCGCGGAGGTAGTCGTCGGGCAGCATCATGCCGGACGCAGTTTCGACATGGGGTGCGAAGACCAGGGCCGGCTTTTCCTGGGCGATAGCGGCTTTGACCTCTTCGATCGGGG encodes:
- a CDS encoding SDR family oxidoreductase is translated as MDLGIKGKWALVCGASKGLGLGCAQALSAEGANVVIVARGIGELERTAEALRAASPGVQVIAVAADITTPEGRALALSAPGGPGTAFDIVVTNAGGPPPGDFRAWDRDAWLKALDANMITPIELIKATVDGMAQRGFGRIVNITSSAVKAPIDILGLSNGARSGLTGFVAGVSRSGLAAQGVTINNLLPGAFETDRLKTTMEGAASKTGQPVDAIMEARRKTIPARRFGQPAEFGAICAFLCSLQAGYMTGQNVLADGGAYPGAY
- a CDS encoding DMT family transporter; the protein is MRSMSSSAQPALAPSPSLASGLLLAAAGSIGFSGKAIIVKLAYRYGVDAITLIMLRMLFALPLFLALAWWASRGKPPLSRHDWLGVLGLGLTGYYLASYLDFWGLEYISASLERLVLYLNPTLVLALAWVIYKRRISSLQAWAMAVSYAGVLVVFGHEVGLQGPDAALGTLLVFLSAVSYAVYLLYSGEMVKRLGSLRLVGLATSAACGFVLLQFALTRPLNLAFAVAPEVIQLSLLNAVLCTFAPVLMVMMAIERIGAGLAAQTGMIGPMSTILMGVVILGEPFNGWIVVGTVLVMVGVFLVTRFGRAPAK
- a CDS encoding GspE/PulE family protein; amino-acid sequence: MKTSTKTQPAKLIAIAPDEGPLDWRPLVEWLHQDGLITTEEAQRTIARCASAHSAQHPLQRLAVVGMARASDGHVLDAEMLTQWLAARTGLAYFRIDPLKVDVGKVSDVMSAAYAERHKVLPVQVTPGEVVVATAEPFIRDWVTEVERQTRKSVRMVLASPQAITRYTAEFFALAKSVRAANKLGGGQAGFGSFEQLVELGKTNKQLDANDQHVVQVVDWLWQYAFDQRASDIHLEPRREQGVIRFRIDGVLHPVYQMPIGVMNAMTARIKLLGRMDVVERRRPQDGRIKTLRPGVGTARGDEVEMRLSTLPTAFGEKMVMRIFDPDTTVKDLSALGFSSHDALRWEGLTKRPHGIVLVTGPTGSGKTTTLYATLKRLATEEVNVSTVEDPIEMIEPAFNQTQVQTHLDLDFAQGLRALMRQDPDIIMVGEVRDLPTAEMAVQAALTGHLVFTTLHTNDAPSAIMRLMELGIPPYLINATVLGVLAQRLVRTLCPDCRVREDETEAAISREALTDLVKPWQVSGQYRPFKPVGCVDCRMTGYRGRTGLYELLTVSEAFKDKITREPKIEVLRRQAVTDGMRPLRLAGAARVAEGLTTMDEVLASTPTLG
- a CDS encoding spermidine synthase — translated: MKAGSNAAARRRTGTQTLPEVTLSEIGEVRFLHLGTEWVQGSMIIDEPFVIELDYVQRMMAWLLFVDPDTVTKRRAMQLGLGSAALTKFCFKVCRMHTTAVEINPQVVTACRVWFKLPPEGPRLQVLLADAGQEIRNPDHTGQIDALHVDLYDHEAAAPVLDSPDFYADCRSVLTDDGALTVNLFGRDVSYERSLQSICAAFGEDAVWAFKPTREGNTVVLAQRTADRPTRMELLARAEAIQARWGLPAVKWLRIFKPVN
- a CDS encoding Crp/Fnr family transcriptional regulator; amino-acid sequence: MIPIKTESAWRGTSDCRSCGIRDMVLFADLREEDFNLIHAPIDDLELAIHQPLVRMGETATSLYTVRAGMVKLVRNTVDGRQRIVRVLRSGDVVGLEALMGPTYDSDAIALTPIKVCRLPLQVIQRLNNETPRLHQRLLEKWHRSLKEADDWLADLNFGNARQRVAGLILKMRSSGDASVVTLFSREDMGAMLDLKLETVSRTLNAFVREELIEPLDKVGRLYRVVDPERLSAPKD
- a CDS encoding DMT family transporter encodes the protein MSTDAGQRLTPSTIALLIIPPLMWAGNAVVGRMMQGVVPPITLNFLRWGLALLILLPVAGWVLRPGSELWPHWKRFALLGLLGVGLYNALQYMALKTSTPINVTLVSAATPIWMLLLGRLFFGVRVSRQAAVGAALSLSGVATVLARGDITQLLSVRLVPGDAWMLAASFIWATYSWLLARPKPGAEPAAIKADWAAFLLAQMVFGLVWSGTMTTGEWLWLGSQPGETASHITWGWPLAAALVYVAVGPSLLAYRCWGAGVSRVGPTIAGFFSNLTPLFAAVMSATLLGEMPQLFHAAGFALIVSGILVSTRR